One genomic segment of Culturomica massiliensis includes these proteins:
- a CDS encoding aminotransferase class V-fold PLP-dependent enzyme, translating to MFDICKIRADFPIFQEEIYGKPLIYLDSGATSQRPRQVVDKMTEYYLRYNSNVHRGVHYLSNICTDANEEARRVVQQFVHAASEKEIIFTRGTTESINLVAYTFGEAFIGEGDEILVTEMEHHANIVPWQMLCERKGAKLKVVPFNEAGELDLAAFERLLTDRVKLVGVAYVSNVLGTVNPVETIIRKAHAVGARVLIDGAQAVQHIAVDVQALDCDFFVFSGHKIYGPTGVGVLYGKEELLEQMPPWQGGGEMIREVRFEKTTYNELPFKFEAGTPDFIGIIGLGEALKYVNAIGLPEIASYEHALLAYAMRQIKEVPGMRIFGEAACKSSVISFAVGDIHHSDMGVLLDKMGIAVRTGQLCAEPVMQHYGVTGMVRASLGMYNTEEEIDILCGGIKRVAKMFGIG from the coding sequence ATGTTCGATATTTGTAAAATAAGGGCCGATTTCCCGATTTTTCAGGAAGAGATATATGGGAAGCCGTTGATTTATCTGGATAGTGGAGCTACCAGCCAACGTCCCCGTCAGGTCGTCGATAAAATGACCGAGTATTACTTGCGTTACAACTCGAATGTGCACCGGGGGGTACATTATTTAAGTAATATATGTACCGATGCCAATGAGGAAGCCCGCCGTGTTGTTCAGCAATTTGTTCATGCTGCTTCGGAAAAAGAGATTATTTTTACCCGGGGAACCACGGAAAGTATAAATCTGGTTGCATATACCTTTGGGGAGGCTTTTATCGGGGAAGGAGATGAAATTTTGGTGACGGAGATGGAACACCATGCCAACATCGTTCCCTGGCAGATGTTGTGTGAACGCAAAGGTGCAAAACTAAAAGTGGTCCCGTTTAACGAGGCGGGGGAGCTCGACTTGGCGGCCTTTGAGCGTTTGCTGACCGATCGGGTAAAACTGGTGGGAGTTGCTTATGTTTCGAATGTATTGGGGACGGTGAATCCGGTGGAGACGATCATCCGCAAGGCACATGCCGTCGGAGCCCGGGTTCTTATTGACGGGGCTCAGGCTGTACAGCATATCGCTGTGGATGTACAGGCTTTGGATTGCGATTTTTTTGTTTTTTCCGGACATAAGATATATGGACCGACCGGAGTCGGTGTTTTATACGGTAAGGAAGAATTACTGGAGCAGATGCCTCCTTGGCAGGGAGGGGGAGAGATGATCAGGGAGGTACGTTTTGAGAAAACGACTTATAACGAGCTGCCTTTTAAATTCGAAGCCGGAACCCCTGACTTTATCGGAATTATCGGTTTAGGTGAAGCCTTGAAATATGTGAATGCGATCGGTTTGCCGGAGATAGCTTCCTATGAGCATGCATTGCTGGCCTATGCCATGCGGCAGATAAAAGAGGTTCCGGGAATGCGTATATTTGGAGAGGCTGCCTGTAAGTCGTCGGTTATTTCTTTTGCCGTAGGGGATATTCATCATTCAGATATGGGCGTTCTGTTGGATAAGATGGGGATTGCCGTGCGTACCGGGCAATTGTGTGCCGAGCCGGTTATGCAACATTACGGAGTAACGGGGATGGTACGGGCTTCTTTGGGAATGTATAACACGGAAGAAGAAATCGATATTTTGTGCGGAGGTATAAAAAGAGTCGCCAAAATGTTCGGTATCGGGTAA
- a CDS encoding RNA recognition motif domain-containing protein: MNIFVAKMSSTTTGEDLAALFGEHGTVTSAKVITDRETGNSKCFGFVEMEDETEGMNAINALNETEFQGRKIVVKKARPREEGEERNYHRPFQRNNGGERRFNSHH; the protein is encoded by the coding sequence GTGAATATTTTTGTTGCAAAAATGAGTTCTACCACCACTGGGGAGGACTTGGCTGCTCTTTTCGGAGAGCATGGGACAGTAACTTCTGCAAAAGTTATTACTGATCGTGAAACCGGTAATTCGAAATGTTTTGGTTTCGTTGAAATGGAAGACGAAACAGAAGGAATGAATGCTATCAATGCTCTCAATGAAACAGAATTCCAAGGCAGAAAAATTGTTGTGAAAAAAGCACGGCCGAGAGAAGAAGGAGAAGAAAGAAATTATCACAGACCTTTCCAGAGAAACAACGGAGGAGAAAGAAGATTTAATTCTCATCATTGA
- a CDS encoding GH92 family glycosyl hydrolase, producing MIRKYIWVVLCIGLLGQSRAESLKPIDYVNPNIGSVHSRWFFYTPAAEPFGMAKLGASTNGSYGNVQGWEAVGYEDGHTSIDGFPCFHEFQVGGVVLMPVVGALKTNPGKLENPEEGYRSRFDKATEKARPGYYSVVLKDYDVKAELTATTRVGFQRYTFPASDMSRIVFDVGNRLGESGAVRNAYVKWDGKDVVEGYVITEPEYVKKYQAGATVNMYFYARLSRTPESVDVFYRDGEIRQAAEIEGAGAGMSLNYKTKAGEVIDVKIGLSYTSVENAKLNFETEAAGLSFERALKKVTAKWEENLGRISVSGGTNESKIKFYTGLYHVLLGRGIVSDINGAYPRNDGTVGQIEKDRHGNPKHNHYNTDAVWGAYWNLTPLWALAFPEYYNDFISSQLLVYEDAGWLGDGIACSKYVSGVGTNMMSIAFAGAYQSGLRGFDVEKAYQAALKNELGSEGRIEGAGKMDVNQFVKLGYVPYENSYHFGTHPGGSTFSASHTLEYSFSAYAVSQWAKALGKQEDYLRLKELSKGWEKLFDPECKMIRPRVVGGAFIDKFDPLESWRGFQEGNAMQYTFFVPQDPQSLIRKVGKDEFNNRLDSIFTVARQTIFGGGKVVNAFSGLQSPYNHGNQPSLHISWLFNFSGKPYLTQKWTRLICDEFYGVSGEHGYGYGQDEDQGQLGAWYVMTAMGLFDVQGGATVHPTYQLGSPLFDRIEIRLSPVNASGRKFVIETTGNGPDAYYVQSASLNGKDLDNCWIYREDIYKGGVLKLKMGRQPAETWGVKEPPYYAQ from the coding sequence ATGATACGAAAATATATATGGGTAGTATTGTGTATTGGGCTGCTGGGGCAAAGCCGGGCGGAAAGTTTGAAGCCGATAGATTATGTGAATCCGAATATCGGATCGGTGCATAGCCGGTGGTTTTTTTATACTCCGGCGGCAGAACCTTTCGGGATGGCCAAGTTAGGAGCGTCGACAAACGGGAGCTATGGGAATGTACAAGGCTGGGAGGCTGTCGGTTATGAAGACGGACATACTTCCATCGATGGGTTTCCCTGTTTCCATGAGTTTCAGGTAGGAGGGGTCGTGTTGATGCCGGTGGTCGGAGCGTTAAAAACGAATCCCGGAAAATTGGAAAATCCGGAGGAAGGGTATCGTTCCCGTTTTGACAAGGCAACGGAAAAAGCCCGCCCGGGATATTATTCGGTCGTATTGAAAGATTATGATGTGAAAGCCGAATTGACGGCCACGACCCGGGTCGGATTTCAACGTTATACTTTCCCGGCTTCCGATATGTCCCGTATTGTTTTCGACGTCGGTAACCGTTTGGGGGAAAGCGGTGCGGTACGGAATGCTTATGTGAAGTGGGATGGAAAGGATGTGGTCGAAGGATATGTCATAACGGAACCGGAATACGTGAAAAAATACCAGGCCGGAGCTACTGTGAATATGTATTTTTATGCTCGGTTGAGCCGGACACCGGAAAGTGTGGATGTATTTTACCGGGACGGCGAAATACGGCAGGCTGCGGAGATTGAAGGTGCCGGTGCCGGAATGAGCTTGAATTATAAGACGAAGGCAGGGGAAGTAATCGATGTGAAAATCGGACTCTCCTATACTTCTGTTGAGAATGCAAAATTGAATTTCGAAACGGAAGCTGCCGGGTTGTCTTTTGAGCGGGCATTGAAGAAGGTAACGGCCAAATGGGAAGAAAATCTGGGCAGAATATCGGTGAGCGGAGGTACGAATGAAAGCAAGATTAAATTTTATACCGGACTCTATCATGTTTTGTTGGGACGGGGAATCGTCAGTGATATTAACGGGGCATACCCCAGAAACGACGGCACGGTAGGACAAATTGAAAAAGACCGGCACGGTAATCCCAAACACAACCATTATAATACGGATGCCGTATGGGGAGCTTACTGGAACCTGACCCCATTATGGGCTTTGGCATTTCCCGAATATTACAATGATTTTATCAGTAGTCAGTTGTTGGTGTATGAGGATGCCGGATGGCTGGGAGACGGTATTGCCTGTAGTAAGTATGTTTCCGGTGTCGGAACGAATATGATGAGTATAGCATTTGCCGGAGCTTATCAAAGCGGGCTTCGGGGATTTGATGTGGAAAAAGCTTATCAGGCTGCTTTAAAAAATGAGTTGGGTTCGGAAGGACGTATCGAGGGAGCGGGTAAAATGGATGTGAATCAGTTTGTGAAACTCGGGTACGTTCCTTATGAAAACAGCTATCATTTCGGTACGCACCCGGGAGGCTCTACTTTTTCGGCTTCTCATACCCTGGAATACAGTTTTAGTGCTTATGCGGTGTCCCAATGGGCAAAAGCGTTGGGAAAACAGGAAGATTACCTGCGTTTGAAAGAATTGTCGAAAGGCTGGGAGAAATTGTTCGATCCGGAATGTAAAATGATTCGGCCGCGGGTAGTCGGCGGTGCCTTTATCGATAAATTCGATCCGTTGGAATCCTGGAGGGGTTTTCAGGAAGGGAATGCGATGCAGTATACCTTTTTTGTTCCTCAGGACCCCCAGAGCTTGATCCGGAAAGTAGGAAAAGATGAATTCAACAATCGGCTGGATTCCATATTTACTGTTGCCCGCCAGACTATTTTTGGCGGGGGTAAAGTCGTAAATGCTTTCTCCGGTTTGCAAAGTCCGTATAACCACGGCAATCAGCCGAGTCTGCATATTTCCTGGTTGTTTAATTTTTCTGGAAAGCCTTATCTGACTCAAAAATGGACCCGTTTGATTTGTGATGAGTTTTACGGTGTGAGCGGAGAACATGGATATGGTTACGGGCAGGATGAAGATCAGGGACAATTGGGAGCATGGTATGTCATGACTGCTATGGGGCTGTTCGATGTACAGGGCGGAGCAACGGTACATCCCACTTACCAGTTGGGAAGTCCTCTTTTCGACCGGATTGAGATTCGTTTGAGTCCGGTAAATGCTTCCGGACGTAAATTTGTGATCGAGACGACCGGAAACGGCCCCGATGCTTACTATGTACAATCTGCTTCTCTGAATGGGAAGGATTTGGATAATTGCTGGATATACCGGGAGGATATTTACAAAGGCGGTGTGTTGAAATTGAAAATGGGCCGGCAACCGGCTGAGACCTGGGGGGTGAAAGAACCGCCTTATTATGCCCAATAA
- a CDS encoding GntR family transcriptional regulator gives MSLKLDHNSTIPLHVQAENLLRSLISQEEYQHGKLLPNEVELAQQLNISRNTLRQAINRLVFEQRLIRKKGYGTVVAPKGVYSNARNWTSFTREMKALGIEIKNFELHVSWQSVSDNVANFFNVPVGTKVLCMEKLRGKTDFPFVYFISYFNPRIGITGQEDFSQPLYDMLSKEFDIEVGISREEINARHCPGKYADKLNIEEGEPILVRKRYVYDVQDMPVEFNIGYYRADSFTYSIEFRKDQNN, from the coding sequence ATGTCGTTAAAATTGGATCATAACAGCACTATCCCCCTGCATGTGCAGGCCGAAAACCTGTTGAGGTCGCTTATTTCGCAGGAGGAATATCAGCATGGGAAATTATTGCCCAATGAGGTGGAGTTGGCTCAACAATTGAATATTTCCCGTAATACATTAAGACAGGCCATCAATCGTTTGGTTTTTGAGCAGCGCTTGATTCGTAAAAAAGGTTACGGAACAGTCGTTGCACCTAAAGGCGTATATAGTAATGCCCGGAACTGGACGAGTTTCACACGGGAGATGAAAGCTTTGGGGATAGAGATAAAAAATTTCGAATTGCATGTAAGCTGGCAATCTGTTTCCGATAATGTGGCTAATTTTTTTAATGTACCGGTCGGTACGAAGGTGTTATGTATGGAGAAACTGAGAGGAAAAACGGATTTTCCTTTCGTGTATTTTATTTCGTATTTCAATCCCCGGATCGGTATTACCGGGCAGGAGGATTTCAGTCAGCCTTTGTATGACATGTTATCTAAAGAATTCGATATAGAAGTGGGTATTTCCCGGGAAGAAATCAATGCCAGACATTGCCCCGGCAAATATGCGGATAAATTGAATATCGAGGAAGGAGAACCGATATTGGTCAGAAAAAGATATGTATACGACGTACAGGATATGCCTGTCGAATTCAATATCGGATATTACCGGGCAGATAGTTTCACTTATTCGATAGAATTCAGGAAAGATCAGAATAATTAA
- the thiL gene encoding thiamine-phosphate kinase: MAKYTELSEVGEFGLIEHLTKTIQLKNPSSCKGVGDDAAVLDYGSKKILVSTDMLIQGIHFDLTYTPLKHLGYKAVASNVSDICAMNGTARQITVSLALSNHFSLESVEELYSGIYLACEKYGVDLIGGDTTSSKTGMCISITVLGEADEEQIVYRNTAKENQLICVTGDLGAAYMGLQLLEREKTVFSGNEQAVQPDFSGYEYILERQLKPEARVDIIRTLREKHIHPTAMIDISDGLSSEIMHICKASGIGCKLYEEKIPIDYQTYKMAEELNMNATVCALSGGEDYELLFTVPLEVFDQVTSLPHISVVGHTTPVAEGYQLRTRDGNSFELKAQGWTNFSATKE; encoded by the coding sequence ATGGCAAAATACACGGAATTATCTGAAGTAGGTGAATTCGGATTAATCGAACATCTTACCAAAACAATCCAGTTGAAAAATCCGTCTTCCTGTAAAGGTGTCGGAGACGATGCCGCTGTATTGGATTACGGCTCAAAAAAAATATTGGTCAGTACGGATATGCTGATTCAGGGGATTCATTTCGATCTGACCTATACTCCTTTGAAGCATCTGGGATATAAAGCCGTCGCTTCCAATGTCAGCGATATTTGTGCTATGAACGGCACCGCCCGGCAAATCACCGTTTCCCTCGCTCTCTCCAATCACTTTTCCCTGGAAAGTGTCGAAGAGCTGTATTCCGGAATATACCTGGCCTGCGAGAAGTACGGCGTCGATCTGATCGGGGGAGACACCACATCCTCCAAAACCGGTATGTGTATCAGCATTACCGTTCTCGGAGAAGCGGACGAAGAGCAAATCGTTTACCGCAACACAGCTAAGGAAAACCAACTGATCTGTGTCACCGGAGATCTGGGAGCCGCTTACATGGGGCTTCAACTGCTGGAAAGGGAAAAAACGGTCTTTTCCGGCAATGAGCAAGCTGTACAACCGGATTTTTCAGGTTACGAATATATTCTGGAAAGGCAACTGAAACCCGAAGCCCGTGTCGATATTATCCGGACATTACGGGAAAAACACATACACCCCACGGCAATGATCGATATTTCAGACGGGTTATCCTCCGAAATCATGCACATCTGCAAAGCTTCCGGTATCGGCTGTAAACTTTATGAAGAAAAAATCCCCATCGACTACCAGACCTATAAAATGGCGGAAGAACTGAATATGAACGCCACGGTCTGCGCCTTATCCGGAGGAGAAGATTACGAATTATTATTTACGGTTCCCCTGGAAGTTTTCGACCAAGTAACGTCACTTCCGCATATCAGTGTCGTCGGACATACGACTCCGGTAGCAGAGGGTTACCAATTGAGGACCCGGGATGGCAATTCGTTCGAACTGAAAGCACAAGGCTGGACAAATTTCAGTGCCACAAAGGAATAA
- the sufD gene encoding Fe-S cluster assembly protein SufD — MAEIEKINNDFVNLFREGRPLLENGCGKAMNVCREEAFRHFEALGGVPYKTEDYWYTDLSSVLGLDYKIVLKYIAQDVDLKEVFRCAVPDLLTNLILTVNGWYFKENAPIEIPEGVIVCGLQEAGVKYPHLLESHYNRYTPAAAKDGMIALNTAFAQDGLFVYIPKNTVVERPLQVVNLLRAKADLMAFQRNLIVVEAGAQATMLVCDHTLSDNRFLMNNTTEVYLGEGAHLDYYQVQNQHLGASQINSLLISEQRNSVFESNLVTLYGGMIRNNQYVALNGEGGECHLYGIYILDKSQHVDNYSYIDHIAPHCTSNEHFKGVLDDASVANFSGCIRVEPDAQKTEAYQANNNLLLTDTARVNTKPQLIIDADDVKCSHGATVGQIDEEAMFYLRSRGISMAEARMMMMFGFAHDIVRRVKLEPLRVKIDDLIDKRFRGEFSKCYNCLMQCKK, encoded by the coding sequence ATGGCTGAAATTGAAAAAATAAATAATGATTTTGTAAATCTTTTCCGGGAAGGACGTCCTTTGCTCGAGAACGGATGCGGAAAAGCGATGAACGTTTGTAGGGAAGAAGCTTTTCGGCATTTTGAAGCGCTGGGAGGTGTCCCGTATAAAACGGAAGATTATTGGTATACCGATTTGTCGTCGGTGTTGGGACTGGATTACAAAATCGTATTGAAGTATATAGCGCAGGATGTCGATTTGAAGGAGGTGTTCCGCTGTGCGGTTCCGGATCTTTTGACGAATCTTATATTGACGGTAAACGGTTGGTATTTCAAAGAAAATGCGCCGATAGAGATACCGGAAGGGGTGATTGTTTGTGGCTTGCAGGAAGCGGGCGTCAAATATCCGCATCTGTTGGAGTCTCACTATAACCGTTATACTCCTGCAGCGGCAAAGGATGGCATGATTGCTTTGAATACGGCTTTTGCCCAGGATGGCTTGTTTGTATATATTCCGAAAAATACAGTTGTCGAGCGCCCCTTACAGGTCGTGAATCTGTTGCGGGCAAAAGCCGATTTGATGGCTTTCCAACGAAATCTGATTGTGGTGGAAGCCGGTGCACAGGCTACGATGCTGGTATGCGACCATACGCTTTCGGACAATCGTTTCCTGATGAATAATACAACGGAAGTGTATTTGGGGGAAGGAGCTCATCTCGATTATTATCAGGTGCAGAATCAGCATTTGGGGGCCTCTCAAATTAATTCGTTGCTGATTTCCGAGCAGCGTAACTCTGTTTTTGAAAGTAATCTGGTTACATTGTATGGGGGAATGATCCGGAACAACCAGTATGTTGCCCTGAATGGAGAGGGAGGGGAATGCCATTTGTATGGAATTTATATCTTGGATAAAAGCCAGCATGTCGACAATTACTCTTATATAGACCATATTGCGCCTCATTGTACCAGTAACGAGCATTTTAAAGGTGTATTGGACGATGCTTCTGTTGCTAATTTCTCCGGTTGTATCCGTGTGGAGCCCGATGCTCAGAAAACAGAGGCCTATCAGGCAAACAATAATCTGCTGCTGACAGATACGGCGAGGGTGAACACAAAACCGCAATTGATCATCGATGCCGATGATGTGAAATGCAGTCACGGAGCGACGGTCGGACAAATCGATGAAGAGGCGATGTTTTATCTTCGTTCCCGGGGAATCAGTATGGCAGAGGCCCGGATGATGATGATGTTTGGGTTTGCCCATGACATTGTGCGCCGGGTGAAGCTGGAGCCGTTGCGGGTAAAGATCGATGATTTGATCGATAAGCGTTTCCGGGGTGAATTTTCCAAATGTTATAATTGCCTGATGCAATGTAAGAAGTAG
- the sufB gene encoding Fe-S cluster assembly protein SufB produces MAKEQDDILQEVTGSDYKYGFVTDVETDTIGKGLSEEVIRTISAKKEEPEWLLEFRLKAYRKWLTMKMPAWAQLDIPEIDYQDIIYYAAPRQEAKKEWEDVDPELKATFDKLGIPLNEQKTLAGVAVDAVMDSISVKTTFKEALAERGVIFCSFSEAVKNHPDLVRKYLGTVVPYNDNFFAALNSAVFSDGSFVYIPKGVRCPMELSTYFRINAAKTGQFERTLIVAEDDSYVSYLEGCTAPQRDENQLHAAIVEIVIEKNAEVKYSTVQNWYPGDKEGKGGIYNFVTKRGICKGENAKLIWAQVETGSAITWKYPSTILKGDGSVSEFYSVAVTNNYQQADTGTKMIHIGNNTRSRIVSKGISAGYSSNSYRGKVKVVKTCQNARNYSQCDSLLLGDKCGAHTFPYLEIENPTAQVEHEATTSKIGEDQIFYCNQRGISTEDAVGLIIKGYAGDVINKMPMEFAVEAQKLLQISLEGSVG; encoded by the coding sequence ATGGCTAAAGAACAAGACGATATATTGCAGGAAGTTACCGGGAGCGACTATAAATATGGTTTTGTAACCGATGTGGAGACGGATACAATCGGGAAGGGATTGAGTGAAGAGGTGATCCGGACGATTTCGGCAAAAAAAGAGGAACCGGAGTGGTTGTTGGAATTCCGGTTGAAAGCTTACCGGAAATGGTTGACGATGAAAATGCCGGCTTGGGCACAACTGGATATTCCGGAGATCGATTACCAGGATATTATTTATTATGCTGCTCCCAGGCAGGAAGCCAAAAAAGAATGGGAGGATGTGGACCCGGAATTGAAGGCGACTTTCGATAAGCTGGGGATTCCTTTAAACGAGCAGAAGACATTGGCAGGTGTGGCTGTCGATGCTGTTATGGATAGTATCTCTGTAAAAACGACGTTTAAGGAAGCGTTGGCAGAGCGGGGGGTTATTTTTTGCTCGTTTTCCGAGGCCGTGAAAAACCACCCGGACTTGGTCAGAAAATATCTGGGAACGGTTGTTCCGTACAACGACAATTTTTTTGCTGCGTTGAACTCTGCTGTTTTCAGCGACGGTTCTTTCGTGTATATCCCCAAGGGAGTGCGTTGCCCGATGGAGTTGTCTACTTATTTCCGGATCAATGCGGCTAAAACGGGCCAGTTTGAACGGACGTTGATTGTTGCCGAAGACGATTCTTATGTCAGCTATCTGGAAGGATGTACCGCACCCCAGCGGGATGAGAATCAGCTCCATGCTGCAATTGTAGAGATCGTGATCGAGAAAAATGCGGAAGTAAAATACAGTACGGTACAGAATTGGTATCCGGGGGACAAGGAAGGCAAAGGCGGAATATATAACTTCGTGACCAAGCGGGGAATATGTAAGGGAGAGAACGCCAAATTGATTTGGGCGCAGGTAGAAACCGGATCGGCTATTACCTGGAAGTACCCGAGTACAATTTTGAAAGGAGACGGCTCTGTCAGCGAATTTTATTCCGTAGCAGTAACCAATAACTACCAACAGGCCGATACAGGTACTAAAATGATACATATCGGAAATAACACCCGTAGCCGGATTGTATCGAAGGGTATTTCGGCCGGTTATAGCAGCAATTCCTACCGGGGAAAGGTCAAGGTCGTGAAGACCTGTCAAAATGCCCGGAATTATTCCCAATGCGATTCCTTGCTGTTAGGGGATAAATGCGGTGCTCATACCTTCCCTTATTTGGAAATTGAAAATCCGACGGCTCAGGTGGAGCATGAAGCTACTACATCTAAAATCGGAGAAGATCAGATTTTTTATTGCAACCAGCGGGGAATATCGACAGAAGATGCTGTCGGCTTGATAATAAAAGGATATGCAGGGGATGTGATCAATAAAATGCCGATGGAGTTTGCCGTAGAAGCCCAGAAGTTGTTGCAGATCAGTTTGGAAGGCAGCGTAGGATGA
- the sufC gene encoding Fe-S cluster assembly ATPase SufC has product MLKIKDLHAVVDGKEILKGINLEVKAGEVHAIMGPNGAGKSTLSAVLTGRERFQVTQGEIEFNGKNLLELPAEDRAREGIFLSFQYPVEIPGVSTVNFLKTAVNEHRKYDGLPPYPAGDFLKMIREKMELVGIDSKLLNRSLNEGFSGGEKKRNEIFQMAVLEPKLAILDETDSGLDIDALRTVAQGVNKLKRPDNATIVITHYQRLLDYIVPDVVHVLYDGKIVKTAGKELVAELEKYGYDWIKKGL; this is encoded by the coding sequence ATGTTAAAGATAAAAGATTTACATGCCGTCGTTGACGGAAAAGAAATATTGAAAGGGATCAACCTGGAAGTGAAAGCCGGCGAGGTACATGCAATCATGGGACCTAACGGAGCCGGTAAGAGTACATTATCTGCTGTTTTGACGGGACGTGAGCGGTTTCAGGTGACACAGGGGGAGATTGAATTTAACGGGAAAAACTTACTGGAATTGCCGGCTGAAGACCGGGCAAGAGAGGGGATTTTTCTGAGTTTCCAATATCCGGTAGAAATACCGGGAGTGAGTACGGTTAACTTTTTGAAAACAGCGGTCAATGAGCATCGTAAATACGACGGTTTGCCGCCTTATCCGGCCGGTGATTTCCTGAAAATGATCCGGGAAAAAATGGAGTTGGTTGGTATCGATAGTAAGTTGTTGAACCGTTCCCTGAATGAAGGCTTTTCCGGAGGGGAGAAAAAAAGAAATGAAATTTTTCAGATGGCCGTACTGGAACCCAAACTGGCTATTCTCGACGAAACGGACTCCGGTTTGGATATCGATGCGTTACGTACCGTCGCTCAAGGTGTGAATAAATTGAAAAGACCCGATAATGCGACGATCGTCATTACTCACTATCAACGTTTGCTGGATTACATCGTACCGGATGTGGTACACGTATTGTATGACGGTAAAATTGTAAAGACGGCCGGAAAAGAATTGGTGGCTGAATTGGAAAAATACGGTTACGATTGGATTAAAAAGGGGTTATAA
- a CDS encoding WG repeat-containing protein translates to MNFIYKQLLFCFLLIGCLSVYGQQPEENVVWQERDGKYFLADADGNALSSAVYDQFGDWLGDRAWVRNDQKFGIIGKQGQEMLPVVYENFILDFTESGLLAKQNGKWGFIDWKGGVVIPFQYDFVTDSYSNGLIGVNVGGESTDKSIRGGKWGFVNKKGRIICVPKYSYVGSDCQDDVIWVNAGGSIDAEGNVTGGKFGLVNAAGKEVAFLKYDDVAAARQAYRESLEKVRWKKNGTKFALYDKKTGKMVSKTYDKYWEWSGDRAIVSNNQKFGYIDKNGKEIVPVIYDDMKLKHTEEGILAKKDGKWGFVDWQGQPVLPFQYDVLSNILDNGLVAVNIGGQAVNNQGTIDGGLWGYIDIHGRVIAPVKYNYVGSQWTDGMVWVNLGGKINVGDNSVSGGKFGLIDTTGLEVVPVLFSGDQQAREALQKGLGNLFGIGDVIPDQVWDY, encoded by the coding sequence ATGAATTTTATTTACAAGCAACTACTTTTTTGTTTTTTACTGATCGGTTGTTTGTCTGTGTATGGGCAGCAGCCGGAAGAAAATGTGGTTTGGCAGGAAAGAGACGGAAAGTATTTTTTGGCGGATGCCGATGGTAATGCTTTGAGTTCTGCCGTGTATGATCAGTTTGGGGATTGGCTCGGCGACCGGGCTTGGGTGAGAAATGATCAGAAATTCGGTATTATCGGTAAACAAGGGCAAGAGATGTTACCGGTTGTTTATGAAAATTTTATACTGGATTTTACGGAGAGCGGTTTATTGGCTAAACAAAATGGGAAATGGGGATTTATAGACTGGAAAGGGGGAGTGGTTATTCCTTTCCAATATGATTTTGTGACGGATTCGTATTCGAATGGGTTGATAGGTGTAAACGTGGGGGGAGAGAGTACGGATAAAAGTATCAGGGGTGGCAAATGGGGATTTGTAAATAAGAAAGGTCGTATTATTTGTGTACCTAAATATAGTTATGTCGGTTCAGATTGTCAGGACGATGTGATTTGGGTGAATGCGGGAGGGTCGATTGATGCAGAAGGAAATGTTACCGGCGGGAAATTCGGACTTGTCAATGCCGCCGGCAAGGAGGTTGCGTTTTTAAAGTATGACGATGTGGCTGCAGCACGTCAGGCTTATAGGGAATCTTTGGAGAAAGTGAGGTGGAAAAAGAACGGAACTAAATTTGCTTTGTATGATAAAAAGACGGGGAAAATGGTTTCCAAAACTTACGATAAATATTGGGAATGGTCCGGAGACCGGGCGATTGTTTCCAATAATCAGAAATTCGGTTATATCGATAAGAACGGAAAAGAAATTGTCCCGGTCATATACGACGATATGAAGCTGAAGCATACGGAGGAAGGAATATTGGCTAAAAAAGACGGGAAATGGGGATTCGTGGATTGGCAGGGACAGCCTGTTCTGCCTTTTCAGTACGATGTCCTCAGTAATATATTGGATAACGGATTGGTGGCCGTAAATATCGGAGGCCAGGCTGTTAATAATCAAGGCACCATAGACGGAGGATTGTGGGGGTATATTGATATACATGGCCGGGTCATTGCTCCTGTAAAATACAATTATGTCGGCTCTCAATGGACGGACGGTATGGTTTGGGTCAATCTGGGAGGAAAAATAAATGTCGGGGATAATTCTGTATCCGGCGGGAAATTCGGGCTTATTGACACGACCGGTTTGGAGGTTGTGCCGGTATTGTTCAGCGGTGACCAGCAGGCTCGGGAAGCATTGCAGAAAGGATTGGGAAATTTATTCGGAATAGGGGATGTCATTCCGGATCAGGTATGGGATTATTAA